In Carassius carassius chromosome 19, fCarCar2.1, whole genome shotgun sequence, a single genomic region encodes these proteins:
- the pdzk1 gene encoding Na(+)/H(+) exchange regulatory cofactor NHE-RF3: MAGPKPRIVTLTKREGQGYGFYLRVEHGEEGHLIRALEMGGMAELAGLKDGDRIVRVNRTFVDNLEHSQVADLVRKSGMSVTLHVLGEEAYKTAKANGVNLADAQSQSGQSQPTMNGVSAPTAKAKLCYLQKSSSEFGFSLKSTKGTKGIFMTELVSGGVADQAGVKLGDRIVEINSENVESLSHDQIVKKLKAAVDKVMLLLVDEDAEKFFKSKGIRPSTAHATVKHLQQKPRIADMTKRADGYGFILKEDPKDAGHYIGEIDKGSPAERAGLKNMDRLVAVNGQEIDNCRHEQVVEKISHQGNKCSLLVLDAETEKMYKLGGVSPLLYWEEMRGSPPSYPEHEAEAIPAPAAPAPADVDHKPKLCRLEKTAAGFGFHLNGIQGLHGQYIKEVVKGGAAYRAGLEDDDIVVEVNGVNVEMSTHEEVVNLIRKSGDTLVLLVAERTAYDHLKARGITITPQLLDKEPDADVPAPAYTLEDERKETGSDSERPATPPAQTRSRSSSSSSSSSSSSSASDASEDEKL; the protein is encoded by the exons ATGGCTGGGCCAAAACCACGTATCGTTACTCTGACCAAGCGAGAGGGTCAGGGCTATGGCTTCTACCTCCGAGTGGAGCACGGCGAGGAGGGTCACCTGATCCGTGCCCTGGAGATGGGCGGCATGGCTGAACTGGCCGGTCTGAAGGACGGAGATCGCATAGTCAGAGTCAACAGAACGTTTGTGGATAATTTGGAGCACAGCCAG GTTGCAGATTTGGTGAGAAAGAGTGGGATGAGCGTCACATTGCATGTGCTTGGAGAAGAGGCATATAAGACGGCTAAAGCCAATGGTGTAAATCTTGCTGACGCTCAGTCCCAGTCAGGTCAGAGCCAGCCCACCATGAATGGAGTGTCTGCACCAACCGCTAAAGCCAAGCTTTGTTATCTGCAAAAATCCAGCAGTGAATTTGGTTTCTCCTTGAAGTCCACCAAAG GTACTAAGGGCATATTCATGACAGAACTGGTGTCTGGAGGAGTAGCTGATCAAGCCGGTGTGAAGCTTGGTGATCGGATAGTGGAGATAAACAGTGAGAATGTTGAGAGTCTCTCACATGATCAGATCGTGAAGAAG TTGAAAGCAGCTGTGGACAAAGTGATGCTTCTGTTGGTGGATGAGGACGCTGAAAAATTCTTCAAGAGCAAAGGCATTCGACCAAGCACGGCTCATGCCACTGTCAAGCACCTCCAGCAAAAACCTCGCATTGCAGACATGACCAAGAGAGCAGATGGCTATGGCTTTATCCTGAAGGAAGATCCTAAAGATGCAG GCCATTATATCGGAGAAATAGACAAAGGAAGCCCTGCGGAGCGAGCGGGACTGAAGAATATGGACAGACTAGTGGCTGTAAATGGACAGGAAATAGATAACTGCAGACATGAACAGGTGGTGGAGAAAATATCACATCAAGGAAACAAGTGCTCCCTCCTGGTGCTGGATGCTGAAACAGAGAAAATGTACAAATTG GGTGGTGTTTCTCCACTTCTGTACTGGGAGGAAATGAGAGGATCTCCACCCAGTTATCCTGAGCATGAAGCTGAAGCCATACCTGCTCCAGCGGCACCTGCTCCAGCAGATGTGGACCATAAACCCAAACTGTGCCGGCTGGAAAAGACCGCTGCTGGGTTTGGTTTCCATCTCAACGGCATCCAGGGACTTCACGGACAGTACATCAAAGAG GTGGTGAAAGGTGGAGCAGCATACAGAGCCGGATTGGAGGATGATGACATTGTTGTGGAGGTGAATGGGGTGAATGTGGAAATGAGCACACATGAGGAGGTTGTGAACCTCATCCGCAAGAGTGGGGACACGCTGGTCCTCCTAGTGGCTGAGAGGACGGCCTATGATCATCTGAAAGCACGAGGGATCACCATCACCCCTCAGCTGCTCGATAAAGAGCCCGACGCTGATGTCCCAGCACCAGCATACACACTGGAGGACGAGAGGaaagaaacaggaagtgacagcGAAAGGCCGGCCACTCCACCTGCTCAAACCCGGTCAAGG TCGTCGTCGTCTTCATCCTCTTCATCGTCATCATCTTCAGCATCAGATGCGAGTGAGGACGAGAAACTCTGA